GGCTGGCTTGGCCCGCGCCCGCGCTGCACGCCTATCTGGCGCTCGACTCCAGGCCATACGGGTCCTGTACTCAGTCGCGGACCCAGCACGCGCCGACATCGCCCTGCAGTGCGCGGTCACCGCGCGGCACGCGGACGCGTTCCTCAGGGGCGTGTTCGGAGGCGCGGAACGCGCCAACCGTGGCACCAACATCCGGGACGCGGCCATGGCCGACAACGTCGAGTGGATCCTCGACCGGGAGGAGCGCATCGTCATCGGGGCGGCCAACGGCCACATCCAGCACCTGGCCCGCTCCCTCGGCGAGGCGATAATGGTCATCGCGACCACGAACAACGGCGGCCGGATGTTCCTGCACCGCCCCATTCCCGACGACCCACCCGGCCACACCGAGGTCTTCTTCGACGACATCGGGCCGTTCGAGGAACCCGACAGCCTCGACGCCCTACTCGCGAGCACCGGCGAGTCCCTGGCCCTTACTCCGTGGCACACCTTCATCGATCCCGCGAACCCGCGCGCCTGACCGCTGAACCCGACTCCAGCGAACCCGGACATCCGCACACCGTCGACGCGAACGGCGACCTCGGCTGGAGCACGCCGGACGACGAGCTGCACCAGTACTGGAACGACCGCACCGGGCAGATCGCGCTGTCGCTGTACGGGCGCAAGCTCTACGAACTGATGGCGGCCCACTGGCCGACCGCCGGCCAGGCACCCGACGTGCCCCCGGTGGAGGCCGAGTACGCCCGGCTGTGGCTCGCGATGCCGAAAGTGGTCTTCTCCCGGACCCTGGAATCGGTCGACTGGAACTCCAGGTTGGAACGGGGTGACGTGGTCGAGGTCGCCAGGCGGCTCAAGGCCGAGACCGAAGGCCTGATGGAGGTGGGCGGTGCCACGCTCGCCGCGCCCCTGATCCGGGCCGGTCTCGTGGACGAGTTCCACGTGCTGGTCACGCCGGTCGCGATCGGCGGCGGCACACCGTTCTTCCCGTCACTGGACACATGGCTGAAGCTGGAATTGGTGGAGAACCGCACCTTCGCATCGGGTGCGGTCCTCCTGCGCTACAAGTCCGTCCTCGGCTAGCAGGCGACTGGGCAGCCCTCTCCAGCGGTCTCCCCCACTCCGAGACGTCCGCACATGCCGACGAGCGGTCGAGGCGCCCTGACGAGGAACATGATCAACCACTGGCAGTCACGCTATGACGAATACGGGGCCGTGCCTGGATACTGCTACATCCCCAACCGTTCGCCGGGACGCCACCGTCGCTCCGGCGGCCGGAACCCCGGCTCCTCCAGGGTGCGCACCAGCCCGACCGTGGTCGTGTAAACCGTCAAGCTGTCGCAGTTGCGTCGCATCCGCAGGCGACTGCCGAACTCGGCGGGTCACGGTCTGGTCGAGTTTGTCAGGGCCGGTTGTGCACGAACCACGCGTCACCGGCGGACAGGGCGACCGCGACCTCCCACCGGCTCAGGTCGAGGTTCGGAGCGAGCGCCTTGAGCTGGCCGGCCGCGGTCCACGCCTCCTCACCCGGTGCCGGGCGACGACCCACCTGGAACTGCAGCATGGTGCTCCACGACGCGACCAGGCGGGCGTCCCACCGGTGACTCCACTGCGCCAGCACCTCGGCGAGCTTCTGCCGGTACTCCCGGGTGAGCGCACCGTAGAAGTCCACCCAGTACCCCGACCTGCGGACGTCGCTGGTAGGCAGCAACATGAGCAGGACACTCTCAGGCGTGTACCAGTAGTCGGTCTGCGTCACGAACCGCACGCTGTCAAGCACCTCGGCGTACAGGTCGGCGTCGGCGAGCAGCCGGTCGTACAGCGTCCGCTCCAGCGCCTGGCGCGAAGTCGGCAGCGCCACACCCGACACCAGGGCCGTCAGGTCGACGCCGGCCATGCCACGCGCGTAGTACTCGACCTCGCCCTTGTCGACCTTGTCGTCCTCGCTGTAGTGGCGATAGGCCAGCCAGGGTTCGGAAGACTCGGCCGCCTCGGCGAACGCGCACAGCTCCGACTCCGGCGGACCCGGCTCGGGCTCGGGTCGGATCCGCAGCGTGTCGCCGAAGTCGTCGGTGACCATGACGGGCCGGCGTCCGGTGATCGGCACCAGGGCGTCGGCGGCCTGCCAAGTCTCGTGCAGGCGGTTGGGGTCGATATCGGCGACGAGCAC
This is a stretch of genomic DNA from Saccharothrix ecbatanensis. It encodes these proteins:
- a CDS encoding erythromycin esterase family protein codes for the protein MARARAARLSGARLQAIRVLYSVADPARADIALQCAVTARHADAFLRGVFGGAERANRGTNIRDAAMADNVEWILDREERIVIGAANGHIQHLARSLGEAIMVIATTNNGGRMFLHRPIPDDPPGHTEVFFDDIGPFEEPDSLDALLASTGESLALTPWHTFIDPANPRA
- a CDS encoding dihydrofolate reductase family protein — its product is MAHLHRSREPARLTAEPDSSEPGHPHTVDANGDLGWSTPDDELHQYWNDRTGQIALSLYGRKLYELMAAHWPTAGQAPDVPPVEAEYARLWLAMPKVVFSRTLESVDWNSRLERGDVVEVARRLKAETEGLMEVGGATLAAPLIRAGLVDEFHVLVTPVAIGGGTPFFPSLDTWLKLELVENRTFASGAVLLRYKSVLG
- a CDS encoding DUF4253 domain-containing protein; amino-acid sequence: MRNDLDHIETAFVGTPLAGLPIGHGPSGTVLVADIDPNRLHETWQAADALVPITGRRPVMVTDDFGDTLRIRPEPEPGPPESELCAFAEAAESSEPWLAYRHYSEDDKVDKGEVEYYARGMAGVDLTALVSGVALPTSRQALERTLYDRLLADADLYAEVLDSVRFVTQTDYWYTPESVLLMLLPTSDVRRSGYWVDFYGALTREYRQKLAEVLAQWSHRWDARLVASWSTMLQFQVGRRPAPGEEAWTAAGQLKALAPNLDLSRWEVAVALSAGDAWFVHNRP